The stretch of DNA AAATTAAAAAGGAAAACTAACTTAGCTTTCCTTTTTATATAATATTTAATATGTATATGTGTCTTTTCCACACTTCTTCGATACATATAATTTCTCATCTGTAATTTTGATTAGACTTTCAGCATCTTCGTTTGATTCTACAATAGCATTTTCTATTCCTAAACTTATAGTTATTCTATCGCTTATTTTAGAGTAATCATGTTCTATATTTAATTCATATAGTTTATTTATTAAATTCTTAGCTTTGTTTATAACCTCTTCTTTGGGATTATTTGATATAATACAAAATTCTTCTCCACCAAATCTACAAACTACATCATTTTCAAATACTCTTTTAGTTAGCATTGCTATATTTTTTAGTGCTTCATCCCCTTTTATATGTCCATAATTATCATTATATAATTTAAAATCATCAATATCTATTATTACAAGTGTTATTAATTCTTTATTTTTCGCCTTTAAAGCTAACTTATCATAAAAAAACTTTTTATTATAAAGTCCTGTTAAAAAGTCTGTTATACTTATATTTTGAAGCTCATTATTTAACTCATTTATCTTTCTATTTTTATTATTTAAAACATAAAAAGCAATTAAA from Clostridium chauvoei encodes:
- a CDS encoding GGDEF domain-containing protein, whose product is MKKLISVIKTNSNLIKMIISFIGVMILLIIIKDIPVTNGGNLNKTDKYIEFALNSDDENSIKVNNISEEFKNSRYIVDEIDKEIMKKKIEILKLKTRIVILMSIILLIAFYVLNNKNRKINELNNELQNISITDFLTGLYNKKFFYDKLALKAKNKELITLVIIDIDDFKLYNDNYGHIKGDEALKNIAMLTKRVFENDVVCRFGGEEFCIISNNPKEEVINKAKNLINKLYELNIEHDYSKISDRITISLGIENAIVESNEDAESLIKITDEKLYVSKKCGKDTYTY